Genomic DNA from Pigmentiphaga litoralis:
ACCGTCGGAACTGTCGGGCGGCATGAAACAACGGGTGGGCATCGCGCGCGCGTTTGCGATCGAACCCAAGATGCTGTTGCTGGACGAGCCCTTCGGCGCGCTGGACGCGCTGACGCGCGGCACGATCCAGGATCAGTTGCTAGGCATCGTGAAGGCGACGCGGCAGACCGTGTTCATGATCACCCATGACGTGGACGAAGCGATCCTGCTGGCCGACAAGATCATGCTGATGAGCAACGGCCCCTATGCCCGGGTGGCCGAGATCGTGCACAACACGATGCCGCGCGATCGCACGCGGGCCACTGTCCATCACGACCCGCAGTACTACCCGATACGGAATCACCTGATCGACTTTCTGGTGAACCGGTCGCGTACCTATCAAGCCGAAGCGCGTGGCGCATCGGCGCCTCCCCTGACGGTCATGCCGGGCCTTGCCGCCCTGCCCCCGACCGCCGCACTTACCTCCCACTGACACGGAGACACCATGTCCGCGATTTATGACCGCAGTGAAGTGACCCGGATGATCGTATCCGCCAAGGTCCGCAAGGGCTTGAAATGGGCCGACGTGGCCGAACAGGTTGGCCTGAGCAAGGAATGGACGACCGCGGCCTGCCTGGGCCAGATGACGCTGACGAAGGAACAGGCCGGCATTGTCGGCACGATCTTTGACCTGTCGGATGAAGCGATCGCCTGGCTGCAGATCGTGCCGTACAAGGGCTCCCTGCCGACCGCCGTGCCGACCGACCCGCTCATTTACCGCTGGTACGAGATCGTGAGCGTGTACGGCACCACGATCAAGGAACTGGTCCACGAAGAGTTTGGCGACGGCATCATGAGCGCGATCGACTTTTCGATGGACATCGACCGGCAGGCCGATCCCAAGGGCGATCGTGTCAAGGTCGTCCTGTCCGGCAAATTCCTGCCGTACAAGACGTACTGATCCCCGTACTGACCCCCGTACTGAACCCGCCCGGAATCAGAAGATGTGCGGCGTGGGCTCGTTCAGGGAACTGCCCTCGCGCGGGGTGATGTCTTCCAGCGTGATGTCCAGATACGGGTCCTTGTCCAGATCCAGGGCGATCTGGGGTGTGCAATCGGCCAGCGCGGTGAACAGGTCGTCCAGGTAAGCAAAGGCCAGTTTGGCCGCCACGTCGTTCAGCATCTTTTCGGTGGTGGCGAAGTTCGCGCCAGCCAGATCGCCCACATCCAGGCGATAGCTGACCAGGCCGTCGTGTTCGGTCACGGTGCCCAGGTCGATGGTCTTGCTTTTGGTGTTTCTTGCAAGCACATGGCCTTGGCTTACATACAGCCGGTAGTGATGCACGGGGTGCGGCGGGTTGGCGGTGGTGTCGTTGGGCATGGCGCTGGCCTCCAGGAATGCAGGTGTGGGCTTGATGCGGAGCGGCGCGCGGGTGGCGCGGCTGCTCTGCGGCACGGCTCTTGCAGCAATATGTGCGCCCGAGGCAGGATATGCCTTTCGGAACGATGGCCAGGTGCAGTCCAGACCCGATGCCCGGCCCCTGCACGCCCACGCTCGCCCCCTGATGCCCCATGCCCGGAGCCCGACCATGACGCAAGACGCCCAAGCCCCCGAGGACGCGCGCAAACCCAGCGACGACGATGCCAGCATCGGCCGCAAGCTCTACAAGATGTTCGACACGTTTGCCGGCAAGGTGACCCGGTCGGCGGGATCGCCCATCGCCTTCACGATGGCGCTGCTGGTCGTGCTGGTGTGGGCGATCAGCGGTCCGCTGTTCGGCTTTTCCGAAGTGTGGCAGTTGGTCATCAACACAGGCACCACCATCGTCACCTTCCTGATGGTGTTCCTGATCCAGCAGAGCCAGAACAAGGACAGCGAAGCGGTGCACCTGAAGCTGAACGAGTTGATCGCCAGCCACAGCAAGGCGAGCAATCGCCTGATCTGCATCGAAGATCTGGACGAAAAGGAACTGCAGAAGCTGACGGAGTTCTATCGCCGTCTGGGCGATCTGGCTGAAGACGATGCGCCCGTGTCCGAGACGCACTCGCTGTCGCAGGCGCAGTCCGTGACTGATGCCAAGCGCGATCTGCGCAAGGAAGCCGCTGGCACCTAGCCGATGGCCATCGAACGCCAGCCGACCGACGGGGCCTGCTGATCGGGCGATCAGTCCTGTTTGAGCGCGATCAGAATCAGGTCGCGCATGCGTTCGAACCCGCCCACATATTCCGGGCTTTCCGACCGGGCCAGCAGACCCGAATAGCCTTGCTCGAGCCTTGATTCGATCAACAGCGGCAGCCCCGGCGTGGCGCGCGCCGCGTGCAGGGTGGAGAGCAAGGCGGCGGTCAAGGCATCGGTCTGGCCGCTCTGCTCTGCCAGTGACGCGGTCAACGACGCAATTTGCCGGCTCTGGTGGGCAATGGCCTCGACCAGCACCGCGATCTGCTTTTGTGTTTCCATGACGTGAAGTGCCTATGACGTAATTGGCGGCATGCTAGCACGCGCGTGCGCAGGCACCGGACGCAACAACGGCCACACGAAGTGGCCGTTGCTCTTACTGGTGCTGCGCTGGATCAGCGGCCGCCACCACCCGCGCCGCCGGCACCGCCAGCGCCACCGGCGCCACCCATGCCACCACCCGCGCCACCCATGCCGCCGCCCGACGAACCACCCATGCCGCCGCCGGTCGAACCGCCCATGGTGCCGCCGCCGGTCGACCCGCCGCCCATGCCGCCGCTACCCGGCGTTCCGCCCATCGACCCGCCGCCCATCGAGCCGGTGTTGCCGCTCATGGAACCGCCGGTGCCGCTCGCGCCACTGCCCGTGCCGCCGTTCATGCCGCCCGTGGTGGGGCCGCTGCCGGTCGCGCCGCCGCTCATGGAGCCGCCGCTGCCGTTCATGGTGCCCGTGCCGCCGGTGGTGCCCGAGCCGCTACGGTTGTTCATCGTGCCGGTACCGGTGCCTGAGCGCGAGCCCGTGCCGGCATTGCCCGATGCATTGGAGTTGCCACCCGAACGCATCCCCGGCGACGTCGTGGTCGAACCCGGGGTCATCGTGGAACCGGCGCCCGAGCCCGACATGGAGCCCGACGTACCGCCGGTCTGCGCCACGGCGATCGTGCTCGTGGCGGCCAGGATGGAAGCGATCAGAATGGAACGGGTATATCGAATCATGGTTGTCTCCTGATACTGCGTTTGAGAGCTTCCTGACCCGCAATAGGCGTGCCTGCGGCGCGCGCTTATGAGCTTATGCCCAGCACAGGCGCGGCCTTCGCCCGGCACGAAAAAAGGGGCGGCGGGGCAACACGGTCGAGCAAACCGGTAAAGCTTGCCCGTCGTCTTGCACCCGCCGCCCCCGATGCAGGGCTAGCTGCTGTCCGCTTACGCTGTCACATGGAAACCGATGCGGCCCAGCGATTGCATTTCCAGTTCGATCCAGTCGCCCGCCACCAGCGCTTCAGCCGCACTGGCGCCCCCCGCCATCACGATCGACCCGGCCGGCAGGGTTTCGCCTGCCTCGGCCACCAGCCGCGCCGCCGCCACCAGTGAACGGATGGGATGGCCCAGGATCGCCGCCGTGGTCCCGATCTGGGTCGGCTTGCCGTTACGCGACATGATCAGACCCAGGTTCGAAAAGTCGATGTCCGGACGATGCCAGGTGCCCAGCACGATGCCGGACGACGACGCGTTGTCGGCCACCACGTCTTCCAGCGAAAACTTGAAGGCCTTGTAGCGGGAGTCGATGATTTCCATCGCAGGCGCGATGGCTTCGACGGCGCCCAGCGCTTCGATGGCGGACACCGTGCCCGACAGCGGTTTCTTGAGCAGGAAGGCGATTTCCGGTTCAACGCGGGGATGCACGCGCGTCGACAGCTTGAGCTCGCCGCCCTCGTCCACGCGCATGTCGTGGGTCAGGCGACCCCAGATCATGTCGTGCACGCCCATCTGGACCATCTTGGCGCGGCTGGTGAAACCCATCTTCATGCCTATACGGTACGCACCGCGATCCACGCGGCGCTGGATCAGCATCTTCTGGACATCGTAGGCTTCGGCCAGGGTCATGGGGCGGCGTTCGGCGAACTGCTCGGCCTCGTGGGGAGTGGATGCCGCGACGTCCAGCTCGCGTGCGATCTCTTCCAGGGTCATTGACGATCCGCTCATGCCTTCTGCTCCTGTGCGCCAAATACGGCCCGTACGCTGCCCAGTCCGGCGATACGCGCCTCGAACCGGTCCGCGCCCGTCACGGCCACCATGGGGCCCAGGGCACCCGTCATCAGAATGTCGCCCGCCTTCAGGGGCTGGCCGCAATCGACCATCTTGCGTGCGAGCCACAGTGCGGCGTTCAGCGGGTGGCCCAGGCACGCGGCGCCAGCGCCGATCGACACCTGGTCGCCGTTGCGTTCCATGACCATGCCGCACAGACGCGCATCGAAGTCATTGAGCTTGACCGGCCGGTTGCCCAGCACGAACAGGCCCGACGAGGCATTGTCGGCAATGGTGTCGACGATGCCGATCTTCCAGTTGGCGACCCGGCTGTCGACGATTTCAATGGCAGGCAAGGCATACGCCACCGCCGAGATCAGCTCGGCCATGGTGGCCTGCGCCACATCCAGGTCACGTTCCATGACCAGCGCGATTTCGGCTTCGACCTTGGGCTGGAGCAGCGTGCCGGCAGGCACCTCTTCGCCATCGCACACCGACATGTCGGCGAACAGCATGCCGTAGTCGGGCTGGTCCACGCCGAGCTGGGCCTGGACCGATTTGGACGTCAGCCCGATCTTGCGGCCGACCAGGCGGCGGCCTTGCGCCAGCCAGTGATCGGTATTGGCCTGCTGCACGGCATAGGCCGCGGCAAGGTCGTTGTCCGGCAATGCCGTCCGTAGCGGGTCGATGGCAACGCGGGTGTCCAGGGCCGTGCGCAGGCGCTGCGCAAGATCCGAGATCAACGCGGCGTCGGGAGTAGGTGTCTGCCCCATGCGTGTCCTCGTGGTTTTATGACGTATACGTACGAATATACGAGTTTTTACTTGCGGAAAGCAAGCGCCATGACAGCATAGCCGGGACGCCGCGTCCAGCCGCCGCGTGCGTCAGACCTGGACGCCCGCCACGATTTTGAGGCACTTCATGAAGAGGGCGCGGTATTCGTCGGGCAGCACACCGATGATGGCTTCTTCGACCAGCTTGTCGCGCGGAAGCACGCGCTGCAGCAGCGCGAACCCGGCATCGGTGATGTGCACAGCATAGGCCCGGCCGTCGCCCGCCGCCCGCATCCGCTTGAGATACCCCTTGCGCACCATGCGGTTGACCATGTCGGCCAGCGAGTTGCGATCGAGCGCAATATAGTCGCCCAGCTGGTTCTGCGTCGCGCCCGGATGCTTGCACACCGTGATCAGCAGCGCTTTCTGGCGCGGCGTGATGTCTTCGTCCTGGAAATGCTCCATGAACATGGCTTCAGCGCGAAAGTGCGCGCGGCGCAGCAGGTGCGACGCGACGTCGGTCAGTTCGAACGCGGCGATCAGCGTGTCGCGCTCCGCTTCGGTGGGTTCCGTGCCGGCGGCAGCGTCGATTTCGACAATTGGATGGCCAGTCGGCTGGGGATCCGGGGTGTCGAGCGGGTCGGAGTGGCGGGGCGTATCAGATGGCATGCGGAAGCGCTCATGAAGACATCTTTCGATCTTACCCGCTGCGGCGAAGCCGTGCTGCGGCGGCGCCACGCTGACGTTTTCGCTTCCCAAAAGTACAAAGTGGCGGTAGATTAGTACGTATACGTCATTTGAGGACACACCCATGTCGGTCAGACACCTGCGCAATTTCATCGGCGGCCGCTTTCACGACGGCATCCGTACCTTCGCCAAGCACAATCCCGCCGACGGCGCACTGATCGCCCAGGTGCATGAAGCCAGCCGTGACCAGGTCGACGCCGCCGTGGCTGCCGCCCGCGCCGCGCTGCCCGGCTGGGCCGCCTTGCCAGTGGGCGAGCGCACCGCGTACCTGTATGCATTGGCTGACGGCATCGAACGCCGGTTCGACGAATTCCTGCAGGCCGAGATTGCCGACACTGGCAAGCCGGTGGGCTGGGCCAGCCAGATCGACATTCCGCGCGGCGCCGCCAACTTCCGGTCCTTTGCCGAAATCGCCCGCACGCTGGACATGGAAAGTTTCATGACCGACACGCCCGACGGCCGCCAGGCGCTCAACTACGCCTACCGCAAGCCGCTTGGCGTCGTGGGCGTGATCTCGCCGTGGAACCTGCCGCTGCTGCTGTTCACCTGGAAGGTCGCGCCGGCGCTGGCGTTCGGCAACACGGTGGTCGCCAAGCCGTCCGAAGTCACGCCCACCACCGCCACCCTGCTGGCTGAAGTGGCCGAAGAAATCGGCCTGCCCCCCGGCGTTTTCAACGTCGTGCACGGGTTCGGTCCGAACTCGGCGGGCGAATTCATCACGACCCATCCGGATATCGACGGCATCACCTTCACGGGCGAGACGGCCACCGGCAGCACCATCATGAAAGCCGTGGCGCCGGGCGTCAAACCGGTGTCGTTCGAACTGGGCGGCAAGAACGCGGCCCTGGTGTTCGACGACGCCGATTTCGATGCCGCCGTCGCAGGCGTGGCGCGATCGGTGTTCGCCAATTGCGGCCAGGTCTGCCTGTGCACGGAACGGGTCTACGTCCACCGGCCGATCTTCGACAAATTCGTGAGCGCGCTCAAGATCGAAGCCGAAAAACTGGTGCTGGGCTGGCCCATGGATCCGGCAACGACCATGGGTCCGCTGGTCTCGCACGAACATCGCAGCAAGGTGCAGTCGTACCTGAAGCTGGCCGTGGAAGAAGGCGCCACCGTGGTCACCGGGGGCGGCGTGCCGACCTTTGGCGATGCGCGCGACGAAGGCGCCTACATCCAGCCGACCATCTGGACCGGCCTGCCCGAGACGGCACGCTGCATCAAGGAAGAAGTGTTCGGCCCGGTCTGCCACATTGCGCCTTTCGACACGGAAGAAGACGCGATCCGCATGGCCAACGACACCCGCTACGGCCTGGCCGCGGCGGTCTGGACCACCAACCTGACGCGCGGCCACCGCGTGGCGCAGGCCATGAACGTGGGCCTGGCCTGGGTCAATTGCTGGTTCCTGCGCGACCTGCGCACGCCCTTTGGCGGCAGCGGCCTGTCGGGCATCGGGCGGGAAGGCGGACGACACTCGCTACACTTCTACACCGAGCCCACCAACGTGTGCGTGAAGCTGTAATGCCGCGCGGGTGACTGTCCAGCCTGGCCTTGCCGACAATGGCGAGCCATCCCGAACGGCGTCCGCCATGTCGAACTTCCGCATTACCCCGAACGCGCTCGGGCACAAGTTCAAGCTGCATCAGTTGCAGATCTTTGAACGGGTGCTCGAGCGCCGGTCGCTGTCGCGGGCCGCGAATGAACTGAACCTGACGCAGCCCAGCGTGACCAAGGCGATTTTCGAGCTGGAAAAGTTCGTGGGGGCGACGCTGTTCGAACGGTCCAACCGGGGGGTGGTTCCGACCGAACTTGCGCACATGCTGGGCCGCCGCGTCAAGACGTTGATGGCCGAACTGCGCTACATGACCGACGAGCTCAACGCCGTGTTGAGCGGTGAAAGCGGCCATGTGATCGTCGGCACGCTGATCGCGGCCTCGGCCAAGCTGCTGCCGGAGGCCATCGCGCTGCTGATGCAGGAACACCCCGGCATCCTGGTCACGATTACCGAAGGCCCGTCTTCCCATCTGTTTCCTGCCCTGGCCACCGGCGACCTGGATGTGGTCGTGGGTCGCCTGCCCGAACGCGATATCGCGCTTGGCTACTCCTTCCCGCTGGTCCACCACGCGCTCTACGAAGAAAAACTCTGCGCCGTGGTGGGCGCGCAGCACCCGCTGGCCGGCGCAAGGGCAGTGGATCTGCCGGCCCTGGACCTGGCGGCGCTGATCGATCATCCGTGGATCCTGCCGTCGTCGGATTCGCCGCTGCGCACCGCTGTGGAGCAGACCTTTTACCGGACCGGGCTGGGACTGCCCACCCGGCACATCGAATCCTTGTCGTTGCTGACCAATGTCGGCATTCTGCTGCGCACCGACGCGATCGCCCTGATGCCGCACGATGCCGCCGACCAGTTCCTGCAGCAGGGCATGCTCAAACGGCTTCCCATCGACACTTTCGGCCAGTTCGGCAAGGTCGGTTATTCGGTGCGCGCCCACCGCCAGCTGACGCCGGCCAGCCAACACCTGATCGAATACCTGCATCGCATCGCGGACGCCCGCAACGGTTCCGCCACCTAGCGTCACCTTGGTGCCTGACGCACCGTCTGGCACCATAGCCAAAATGAATATCCCGGACGCCAAGTTCTATTTTGACGAGAGCCTGCGCGCGCCTAGACTAAGCACTCACAGCGGAGACACGCATATGACCGGATACGGCCCCCCCATGAACTTCCTGCGGTGGATCGACGACCACGACCACCTTCTGAAACCGCCCGTGGGCAATCAGCAGATCTGGAAGGACACCGACTTCATCGTGACCGTGGTGGGCGGACCCAACCACCGCACCGACTTCCACGACGATCCGCTCGAAGAATTCTTCTATCAGATCAAGGGCAATGCCTGGCTCAAGCTGTGGGTCGATGGCAAGGAAGAACGCGTCGACCTGAAAGAAGGCGACATCTTTTTGCTTCCGCCGCATGTGCGCCATTCGCCGCAGCGGCCGGAAACGGGCAGCGCCTGTCTGGTGATGGAACGCCAGCGTCCGGAAGGCCTGCTTGATGGGTTCGAGTGGTATTGCCTGAACTGCGGCAGCCTGGTGCACCGCGTGGAAGTGCAGCTCAAGAACATCGTGGCCGACCTGCCACCCTTGTTCGACGCCTTCTACGCCAGCGAATCCAACCGCACGTGCGGCGAGTGCGGCAGCGTGCATCCGGGCAAGCACGTTCCGCACGCGCAATGACGGGTATCGATCCGGCGGTCATCGATCCGGCGGTCATTGATCCCGCGGTCATTGATTTTGGCGGCGTGCAGTTGGTCCGCCTGGTCGAGGCCGAAGGGCCGCTGCTGCGGCCGGCCGAAATCTTTCCGGACTCGACGCCGCAGGATATCCAGGCCAACCTGGACTGGCTGGTGCCCCGTTTCTACGACCCCGACACCGACCGGCTGGTGATCAGCATCCAGTCCTTCCTGCTGCGCAGCGGGGGCAAGAACATCCTGGTCGACACCTGCGTGGGCGACTGCAAGCCGCGGGTGCGCGCCGATTTCGACCGGCAGCAGTGGGGCTGGCTCGACAGGCTCAAGGCCACGGGCCTGGGTGTCGAAGACATCAACATCGTGCTGTCCACCCACCTGCATGTGGACCACGTCGGCTGGCATACCACGCTGGTCGATGGCGTCTGGACGCCCACCTTCCCCAACGCACGCTATCTGTTCACCCATCCGGAATGGGACTACTGGAAGGCCAATGAAGGCCATCCGGGCCTGCTGCGCACCGGCGACTACATCGGCGATTCGGTCTGGCCTATCTTTCATGCGGGCCTTGCCGACCTGGTGCCGATGGATCATCGCATCGACGACCTGCTGCAACTGGTCCCCCTGCCCGGCCACACGCCGGGGCATGTCGGCGTGGCGATCCAGGGCGCCCGGCAGCACGGCCTGATCAGCGGCGATGCCTTCCACCATCCGCTGCAGTGCTGCTATCCCGGCTGGAGCACCCGTTTCTGTGCCGACCCCGTGCAAGCCCGCGCATCGCGCGAAGCCTTGCTGGCGCGATGCGCGCACGATCACACACTGGTGCTGCCCGCCCACTTTCCCGCGCCGACCGCCGGACGCGTCGTGGCCGCACCGGAGGGCAGCGGCCATGCGTACCGGTTCGAGTTCGACGCTGGCGGCATCGATCGCGCAGTGCTCGACAACGGCGACAAAACCGAATAACGTTCTTTTTTCAGCGAGTGCGACATGCCTGAGACTTTCCGCCTTTCCCGCGCCCTGGCCGGCGCCTGTGTCTGCCTCGGGCTGAACGCCGCGCTGGTCGCCACGGCGCAGGCCGACGTCAAGATCGGGTTTCTTGGCACCCTGTCGGGTCCGGGCGGCACGCTGGGCCAGGACCAGTACGACGGCTTCATGCTCGGCATCACGAAAGCCGGCGGCAAGCTGGGCGGGCAAGCCGTGCAGGTCATCAAGGAAGACGATCAGCTCAAGCCAGAAGTCGGACGCCAGGCCGTCAAGAAGCTGATCGAACGCGACAAGGTCGACGTCGTGACCGGCATGAGCTTTTCGAACGTGCTGATGGCGGTCGTGCGCGACGTGGTGAACAGCGGCACCGTGTTGATCAGCAGCAATGCCGGGCCCAGCCAGCTCGCGGGCGACCAGTGCTCGCCGCTGTACTTTTCGACGTCATGGCAGAACGACCAGCAGCACGAAGCCATGGGCAAGTACGCGCAAGACAAGGGCTATCGCCGCATCGCGATCATGGCGCCCAATTACCAGGCCGGCAAGGAAGCGCTGATCGGGTTCAAGCGCTACTTCAAGGGCGAGATCCTAAGCGAGACCTACACGCAGGTGAACCAGCCGGATTACTCGGTCGAAATCACCCAGCTGCAGACGCAAAAGCCCGACGCCGTCTTCATCTTCTACCCCGGCGGCATGGGCGTGAATTTCGTCAAGCAATATCAGCAAGCGGGCATGCTGGGGAAAACCCCACTGCTGTCGGGATCGACGGTGGACGGCACCACCTTGCCGGCGTTGAAAGACATCGCGCTGGGCGTCATGTCGGCCGGACCGTGGTCGCCCGACCTGCCAAATGCCGCCAACAAAACCTTCGTGGCCGATTTCCAGAAGGCGTACAACCGCATCCCTTCTGCGTATGCGGCCTATGGCTATGACGCGGCGCTGGCGCTCGACGCCGCCTTGAAGACGACGGGCGGCAAGGCCGACGGCAAGACGCTGTCGGCGGCGCTGGCCAAGACCACCTTCCCATCGGTGCGTGGCGGTTTCCGTTTCAACAACAACCATTTCCCCGTGTCCAACTATTACGCGTTCGAGGTGGTGCGCGACGCGAGCGGGACGGTTAATCTTGCCACTCGCTCGACCGTCTTCCCGGACCACCAGGATCCCTACCACGCGTCCTGCCCCCTTCCCTGACCCGATTTTCGCCGCACCCCATCGTCCGGGCACGTCCCGGACGCCACTACCCGGAGCACGCATGAAAACCGTAAAACTGATCGCCATCGCCTCATTGATGCAGGCTTCGCTTGCCGCTGCCGCCCTGGCCGCACCCGTCAAGATCGGCTTCATCTCGACCTTCTCGGGCCCCGGCTCGGTGCTGGGCCAGGACCAGTACGACGGGTTCATGCTGGCGGTGGAACAGGGCAAGGGCAAGCTAGGCGATACCGACATCGAAATCGTCAAGGAAGACGACCAGATGAAGCCGGAAGTCGGCGTGCAGATCGCGCGTCAGATGCTGCAGCGGGACAAGGTGTCGATCGTGACCGGCGTCATCTACTCCAACGTCATGATGGCCATCCATCGCCCGATCACCAGCGGCGAAGTCTTCTTTGTCGGCTCGAACGCCGGCCCGACGCCGGTCACCGGCAAGGGCTGCTCGCCGTATTTCTTTTCGACCTCGTGGAACAACGACCAGCTGCACGAAGCGGGCGGCGAGCTCACCAACAAGATGGGCTTCAAGAACGTCTACCTGATGGCGGCCAACTACCAGGCCGGCAAGGACGCACTGGAAGGTTTCAAGCGCACCTACAAGGGCAAGGTCATCGGCGAGACCTACACGCAGGTCAACCAGCCCGACTACTCGGTCGAGATCGCCAACCTGGCCGCGGCCAAGCCCGACGCGATCTATGTGTTCTATCCCGGCGGCATGGGCGTGAACTTCACCAAGCAATACCAGCAGGCCGGCCTCTCGGCCAAGATCCCGATGCTGTCCAGCTCGACGATCGACGGGTCGACCCTGCCCGCGTTGCAGGAAGCGGCCCTGGGCGCCGTGACCAGCTCGTCGTATTCACCCGACCTGGACAACCCGGCCAACAAGCAGTTTGCCGAGGCCTATCGCAAAAAGTACAACCGCGAACCGTCGCTGTATGCCGCGCAGTCGTATGACGCCGCCCGCCTGCTGGCCTCGGCACTGAAAAAGACCAAGGGCAACGTGGCCGACAAGGAAGCCTTCCGCGCCGCCCTGAAAGCCGCCGACTTCCAGTCGGTGCGTGGCTACTTTGCGTACAACACCAACCAGTTCCCGATCGCGCCGTTCTATCGCGTCGACGTGGTCAAGGGCGCCGACGGCAAGGTGGCGTTCGCCACCAAGGGCACGACTTTCGAGCGCAGCAAGGACTCGTACGCCAGCCAATGCGAGATGAAGTAAACGATGGGGACCGCGCCTTACGCTCACTACTCCCCTGAAGATCTCGACCGGCAATACAACGCGAGGGCCACTGTCGATGACCTCGCGCCCATCCTTGCGCGTTATGCCGAGGAAAGCCGGGCCGCGCGCGACACACTGACGTGCCACACGGGCGTGGCCTACGGGCCGCATCCGGACGAGACGCTGGATATCTTTCCGGCCAGGCAGCCGGGCAGTCCGGTCCTGATCTTCGTGCATGGCGGCTAC
This window encodes:
- a CDS encoding 2-hydroxymuconic semialdehyde dehydrogenase, which gives rise to MSVRHLRNFIGGRFHDGIRTFAKHNPADGALIAQVHEASRDQVDAAVAAARAALPGWAALPVGERTAYLYALADGIERRFDEFLQAEIADTGKPVGWASQIDIPRGAANFRSFAEIARTLDMESFMTDTPDGRQALNYAYRKPLGVVGVISPWNLPLLLFTWKVAPALAFGNTVVAKPSEVTPTTATLLAEVAEEIGLPPGVFNVVHGFGPNSAGEFITTHPDIDGITFTGETATGSTIMKAVAPGVKPVSFELGGKNAALVFDDADFDAAVAGVARSVFANCGQVCLCTERVYVHRPIFDKFVSALKIEAEKLVLGWPMDPATTMGPLVSHEHRSKVQSYLKLAVEEGATVVTGGGVPTFGDARDEGAYIQPTIWTGLPETARCIKEEVFGPVCHIAPFDTEEDAIRMANDTRYGLAAAVWTTNLTRGHRVAQAMNVGLAWVNCWFLRDLRTPFGGSGLSGIGREGGRHSLHFYTEPTNVCVKL
- a CDS encoding LysR substrate-binding domain-containing protein; this encodes MSNFRITPNALGHKFKLHQLQIFERVLERRSLSRAANELNLTQPSVTKAIFELEKFVGATLFERSNRGVVPTELAHMLGRRVKTLMAELRYMTDELNAVLSGESGHVIVGTLIAASAKLLPEAIALLMQEHPGILVTITEGPSSHLFPALATGDLDVVVGRLPERDIALGYSFPLVHHALYEEKLCAVVGAQHPLAGARAVDLPALDLAALIDHPWILPSSDSPLRTAVEQTFYRTGLGLPTRHIESLSLLTNVGILLRTDAIALMPHDAADQFLQQGMLKRLPIDTFGQFGKVGYSVRAHRQLTPASQHLIEYLHRIADARNGSAT
- a CDS encoding MarR family winged helix-turn-helix transcriptional regulator; the protein is MAPPQHGFAAAGKIERCLHERFRMPSDTPRHSDPLDTPDPQPTGHPIVEIDAAAGTEPTEAERDTLIAAFELTDVASHLLRRAHFRAEAMFMEHFQDEDITPRQKALLITVCKHPGATQNQLGDYIALDRNSLADMVNRMVRKGYLKRMRAAGDGRAYAVHITDAGFALLQRVLPRDKLVEEAIIGVLPDEYRALFMKCLKIVAGVQV
- a CDS encoding low affinity iron permease family protein, which codes for MTQDAQAPEDARKPSDDDASIGRKLYKMFDTFAGKVTRSAGSPIAFTMALLVVLVWAISGPLFGFSEVWQLVINTGTTIVTFLMVFLIQQSQNKDSEAVHLKLNELIASHSKASNRLICIEDLDEKELQKLTEFYRRLGDLAEDDAPVSETHSLSQAQSVTDAKRDLRKEAAGT
- a CDS encoding 3-hydroxyanthranilate 3,4-dioxygenase, with protein sequence MTGYGPPMNFLRWIDDHDHLLKPPVGNQQIWKDTDFIVTVVGGPNHRTDFHDDPLEEFFYQIKGNAWLKLWVDGKEERVDLKEGDIFLLPPHVRHSPQRPETGSACLVMERQRPEGLLDGFEWYCLNCGSLVHRVEVQLKNIVADLPPLFDAFYASESNRTCGECGSVHPGKHVPHAQ
- the cynS gene encoding cyanase, giving the protein MSAIYDRSEVTRMIVSAKVRKGLKWADVAEQVGLSKEWTTAACLGQMTLTKEQAGIVGTIFDLSDEAIAWLQIVPYKGSLPTAVPTDPLIYRWYEIVSVYGTTIKELVHEEFGDGIMSAIDFSMDIDRQADPKGDRVKVVLSGKFLPYKTY
- a CDS encoding ABC transporter ATP-binding protein translates to MKDSLSDPMSHRPPAFLKIENLSKVYVPGAPPVFENVSFDIAQGEFVCIIGHSGCGKTTILNALAGLETPSGGLILMDGREVRGPSLDRGVVFQSHALMPWLTVRKNIAFAVRSRWPDWNRAQIDAHVVKHVAMVGLDAAIDKKPSELSGGMKQRVGIARAFAIEPKMLLLDEPFGALDALTRGTIQDQLLGIVKATRQTVFMITHDVDEAILLADKIMLMSNGPYARVAEIVHNTMPRDRTRATVHHDPQYYPIRNHLIDFLVNRSRTYQAEARGASAPPLTVMPGLAALPPTAALTSH
- a CDS encoding 2-keto-4-pentenoate hydratase, which encodes MSGSSMTLEEIARELDVAASTPHEAEQFAERRPMTLAEAYDVQKMLIQRRVDRGAYRIGMKMGFTSRAKMVQMGVHDMIWGRLTHDMRVDEGGELKLSTRVHPRVEPEIAFLLKKPLSGTVSAIEALGAVEAIAPAMEIIDSRYKAFKFSLEDVVADNASSSGIVLGTWHRPDIDFSNLGLIMSRNGKPTQIGTTAAILGHPIRSLVAAARLVAEAGETLPAGSIVMAGGASAAEALVAGDWIELEMQSLGRIGFHVTA
- a CDS encoding MBL fold metallo-hydrolase yields the protein MTGIDPAVIDPAVIDPAVIDFGGVQLVRLVEAEGPLLRPAEIFPDSTPQDIQANLDWLVPRFYDPDTDRLVISIQSFLLRSGGKNILVDTCVGDCKPRVRADFDRQQWGWLDRLKATGLGVEDINIVLSTHLHVDHVGWHTTLVDGVWTPTFPNARYLFTHPEWDYWKANEGHPGLLRTGDYIGDSVWPIFHAGLADLVPMDHRIDDLLQLVPLPGHTPGHVGVAIQGARQHGLISGDAFHHPLQCCYPGWSTRFCADPVQARASREALLARCAHDHTLVLPAHFPAPTAGRVVAAPEGSGHAYRFEFDAGGIDRAVLDNGDKTE
- the mhpD gene encoding 2-keto-4-pentenoate hydratase, whose product is MGQTPTPDAALISDLAQRLRTALDTRVAIDPLRTALPDNDLAAAYAVQQANTDHWLAQGRRLVGRKIGLTSKSVQAQLGVDQPDYGMLFADMSVCDGEEVPAGTLLQPKVEAEIALVMERDLDVAQATMAELISAVAYALPAIEIVDSRVANWKIGIVDTIADNASSGLFVLGNRPVKLNDFDARLCGMVMERNGDQVSIGAGAACLGHPLNAALWLARKMVDCGQPLKAGDILMTGALGPMVAVTGADRFEARIAGLGSVRAVFGAQEQKA